A single region of the Streptomyces sp. NBC_01262 genome encodes:
- a CDS encoding anti-sigma factor family protein gives MKCEQERTRLAAYAMAALDPTEDALVDSHVRECPACAGEVEEIRTTVAAVRRLPAQDMLGDWSGKLPELREAAVRAALARIPDRE, from the coding sequence GTGAAATGCGAGCAGGAGAGAACCCGACTGGCTGCCTATGCCATGGCAGCACTCGATCCCACAGAAGACGCACTCGTGGACAGCCATGTACGGGAGTGCCCGGCATGTGCGGGCGAGGTGGAGGAGATCCGCACCACTGTCGCCGCTGTCCGGCGGCTGCCCGCGCAGGACATGCTGGGCGACTGGTCCGGCAAGCTCCCCGAACTGCGGGAAGCAGCGGTCCGAGCCGCCCTGGCCCGGATCCCCGACCGGGAGTGA
- a CDS encoding FAD-binding oxidoreductase, which yields MTDDQGRIVLGEDTVSELADRIEGSVFAPDDAGYVAAIAGFNLRSQQRPCLVVAAATAADVQAAVGFAAARDIPVGVMATGHQPFPASDGFLLITTGAMRTVQIDAERAVARVGAGAVWSDVVEPAQAAGLAPLNGSSPLVGVVGFTLGGGLSPFLGRSFGWAADHVVAIEVVTPDGELRRVSAQVEPELFWGLRGGRSNFGVVTELEIGLFPVTSFYGGGIFFPAENVEAVLRAFPEVVRDAPDAFTCSVALLNFPPVPEIPELLRGRFLAHVRVTHLGSDEEAEKLIAPLRAIGEGVLDTVGRHPYGAFALVHTDPADPFPYEDQGTLLAELPAEALDSLVESARAAADGPVTVLEIRHLGGALSYRPAGASPVAARDAVFNVWGATVGPPEVVDAGMAMLGGMIDRLSPWSTGLAYTNFAGRDDRAENLFTAGDLERLRVLKRHYDPRNLFRVNNHNVAPE from the coding sequence ATGACCGATGACCAGGGGCGGATCGTTCTTGGAGAGGACACCGTCAGCGAACTGGCGGACCGGATCGAGGGATCCGTGTTCGCCCCGGACGACGCGGGCTACGTGGCGGCGATCGCGGGGTTCAACCTGCGTTCGCAGCAGCGGCCCTGCCTGGTCGTCGCGGCGGCCACGGCCGCCGATGTGCAGGCCGCGGTCGGTTTCGCCGCCGCGCGTGACATACCCGTCGGGGTCATGGCCACCGGGCACCAGCCGTTCCCCGCCTCGGACGGCTTTCTGCTCATAACGACCGGTGCGATGCGTACGGTCCAGATCGACGCCGAGCGTGCCGTGGCCCGTGTGGGCGCGGGCGCGGTCTGGTCGGACGTCGTGGAGCCCGCTCAAGCGGCGGGGCTGGCACCGCTGAACGGGTCCAGCCCCCTGGTGGGAGTCGTGGGCTTCACCCTCGGCGGCGGGCTCAGCCCCTTCCTGGGCCGGTCCTTCGGCTGGGCCGCCGACCACGTCGTCGCGATCGAGGTCGTCACGCCGGACGGTGAACTGCGTCGCGTCTCCGCTCAGGTGGAGCCGGAGCTGTTCTGGGGCCTGCGCGGCGGACGCAGCAACTTCGGTGTCGTGACCGAGCTGGAGATCGGGCTCTTCCCCGTGACCTCCTTCTACGGCGGCGGGATCTTCTTCCCCGCCGAGAACGTCGAGGCCGTGCTCCGCGCCTTCCCCGAGGTGGTCCGCGACGCGCCCGACGCTTTCACCTGCTCCGTGGCGCTGCTCAACTTCCCGCCGGTCCCGGAGATTCCCGAACTGCTGCGAGGCCGGTTCCTCGCGCACGTACGGGTGACCCACCTCGGCTCCGACGAGGAGGCCGAGAAGCTCATCGCGCCGTTGCGGGCCATCGGCGAGGGCGTTCTCGACACGGTCGGCCGCCACCCCTACGGCGCGTTCGCCCTCGTGCACACCGACCCGGCGGATCCCTTCCCCTACGAGGACCAGGGCACCCTCCTGGCAGAGTTGCCGGCCGAGGCCCTCGACTCTCTCGTGGAGAGCGCCCGGGCGGCCGCCGACGGCCCCGTCACGGTCCTGGAGATCAGGCACCTCGGCGGGGCGCTGTCGTACCGGCCGGCCGGGGCGAGCCCTGTCGCCGCCCGGGACGCCGTCTTCAACGTATGGGGAGCGACTGTGGGGCCGCCGGAGGTCGTGGACGCCGGGATGGCCATGCTGGGCGGGATGATCGATCGCCTGAGCCCCTGGTCCACGGGTCTGGCGTACACGAACTTCGCCGGTCGTGACGACCGGGCGGAGAACCTGTTCACCGCCGGCGACCTGGAGCGGCTGCGTGTCCTGAAGAGGCACTACGACCCGCGCAACCTGTTCCGGGTCAACAACCACAACGTCGCTCCGGAATAG
- a CDS encoding zinc-binding alcohol dehydrogenase family protein, with the protein MSETWKTTTMPAVAYRKSLPIDDAESLLDVELPVPQPGPHDLLVQVEAIALNPVDYKVRQGNDPGGEPKVLGWDAAGTVVAVGEQVELFEVGDEVFYAGAIDRPGTNSRFHAVDERIVGRKPTTLSFGEAAALPLTSLTAWEGLFERLGLREGASEETGTLLVTAAAGGVGAMVAQLARALTGLTVIGTASRPETVEFARRMGVTHVVDHHRPLPAQVAEVAPGGVDHIFGTAGTDRNLAAYADMLKPFGGLVAIDDFGPVEIGLLKSKSISFHWEFMFTHSLFRTPDQVAQHRILNRIAQLVDEGVLHTTATRDLGAINAAHLREAHRILESGSAIGKVTLTGF; encoded by the coding sequence ATGAGCGAGACCTGGAAGACGACGACGATGCCCGCCGTCGCCTACCGCAAGAGCCTGCCGATCGACGACGCCGAGAGCCTGCTGGACGTCGAACTGCCAGTGCCGCAGCCGGGTCCGCACGATCTGCTGGTCCAGGTGGAGGCCATCGCGCTCAACCCCGTGGACTACAAGGTCCGTCAGGGCAACGACCCGGGCGGTGAGCCCAAGGTGCTCGGCTGGGACGCCGCCGGTACGGTCGTCGCGGTCGGGGAGCAGGTCGAGCTGTTCGAGGTCGGCGACGAGGTCTTCTACGCCGGCGCGATCGACCGACCCGGCACCAACTCGCGCTTCCACGCCGTGGACGAGCGCATCGTCGGCCGCAAGCCCACCACGCTCTCCTTCGGCGAGGCGGCGGCGCTGCCGCTGACCTCCCTCACCGCCTGGGAGGGCCTGTTCGAACGCCTCGGCCTGCGCGAGGGCGCTTCGGAGGAGACCGGCACGCTCCTGGTGACCGCGGCCGCGGGCGGCGTAGGGGCCATGGTGGCTCAGCTTGCCCGGGCCCTCACCGGCCTGACCGTGATCGGCACCGCCTCCCGCCCGGAGACCGTCGAGTTCGCCCGCCGGATGGGCGTGACGCACGTGGTGGACCACCATCGCCCCCTGCCGGCGCAGGTGGCCGAGGTGGCGCCCGGCGGCGTCGACCACATCTTCGGCACCGCCGGTACGGACCGGAACCTCGCCGCGTACGCCGACATGCTCAAGCCGTTCGGGGGGCTGGTCGCCATCGACGACTTCGGTCCCGTGGAGATCGGACTGCTGAAGTCGAAGAGCATCTCCTTCCACTGGGAGTTCATGTTCACGCACTCGCTGTTCCGGACCCCGGACCAGGTGGCGCAGCACCGAATCCTCAACCGGATCGCCCAACTCGTGGACGAGGGCGTCCTGCACACCACGGCCACCCGGGACCTCGGCGCGATCAACGCCGCCCATCTGCGCGAGGCACATCGCATCCTGGAGTCCGGCTCCGCCATCGGAAAAGTGACGCTCACCGGATTCTGA
- a CDS encoding winged helix-turn-helix transcriptional regulator: MLDLLANKWSALALGALEDGPRRFGALRARLQGVSPKVLTQTLRRLEDYGLVDRQIYAEVPPRVEYSLTPLGKDACAPLSHLRTWVEQNIDRFPESA; this comes from the coding sequence ATGCTAGACCTGCTCGCCAACAAGTGGAGCGCCCTCGCGCTGGGCGCCCTTGAGGACGGGCCACGGCGCTTCGGAGCGCTGCGCGCCCGGCTGCAGGGGGTGAGCCCCAAGGTCCTCACCCAGACGCTGCGCCGCCTGGAGGACTACGGTCTCGTCGACCGTCAGATCTACGCGGAGGTGCCGCCCCGCGTCGAGTACAGCCTGACCCCGCTCGGCAAGGACGCCTGCGCCCCGCTCTCGCATCTGCGTACCTGGGTGGAGCAGAACATCGACCGGTTCCCGGAATCCGCCTGA
- a CDS encoding sigma-70 family RNA polymerase sigma factor encodes MRHSTVIRDTQPGRSGGTRDRARDEAFIRAVYDKHGVFLLRMTTGLLWGDTHQAQDLVQEAVLRAWQNADILNPEAEGIRPWLVTVVRNLVIDGYRARRARPPETVDTALNDMPGPEPMDPALTRKVVREALADLTLQHREILVHVEFLDRSVARTAKTLGIPTGTVKSRTHLALRALRAALAKRGYTP; translated from the coding sequence ATGAGGCACAGCACAGTAATCCGGGACACACAGCCCGGCCGGTCCGGCGGAACCCGCGACAGGGCGCGCGATGAGGCGTTCATCCGCGCCGTCTACGACAAACACGGTGTGTTCCTGCTGAGGATGACCACCGGACTGCTCTGGGGCGACACCCATCAGGCCCAGGACCTGGTCCAGGAGGCCGTCCTGCGCGCCTGGCAGAACGCCGACATCCTCAATCCCGAGGCCGAGGGCATACGGCCCTGGCTCGTCACGGTCGTCCGCAATCTAGTCATCGACGGCTACCGCGCCCGCAGGGCCCGGCCGCCGGAGACGGTCGACACCGCGCTGAACGACATGCCCGGTCCGGAACCCATGGATCCGGCCCTCACCAGGAAGGTCGTGCGCGAGGCCTTGGCGGACCTGACGTTGCAGCATCGCGAGATCCTCGTCCACGTCGAGTTCCTGGACCGGTCCGTGGCCCGGACGGCGAAAACGCTGGGCATACCGACGGGCACGGTCAAATCCCGGACGCACCTGGCCCTCAGGGCGCTGCGCGCCGCGCTGGCCAAGCGGGGTTACACCCCGTGA
- a CDS encoding AfsR/SARP family transcriptional regulator: MRFRLLGRLELVNVNGAVVPPGAVSRAIVGRLLLAHGAVVQRDTLVDELWEERETKNPVGALQVQMAKLRVAFAARGEEARLLFGHGGYRIVLGPEDEVDVPAFEAAVREGREHLAAQAYEKAESALRLGLSMWRGRALDGLEGRFFETERTRLEDLRLGAVEDAATAGLELGRARELTPELQALLSLAPLRERSRARLMLALYRCGRFAEALEVYETGRRLLKSELGVAPSQELRTLHAAILRHDPSLQGPASPSGQDRLPSVRADVRPASGEGNLSRPLGPFVGRRNDLTALCEVVDRERLVTVLGPGGVGKTRLALEVCALVPASRGNVWWVDLAPADDANVLAVVASALGLSDTAVRPDQPPHDYVHRLTSFLTGRSAVLALDNCEHLLDAVAPLVATLLGRCPSLTVLATSRAPLEVPAEVVYPLAPMPDEEAADLFGTRAAMIDPSFAPDEAALHDIRRLCHRLDGLPLAVELAAAHVRLLTVREIEARLDNRFALLTKGERTAPARHRTLRAVLDWSYALLDTAEQRLLTELALYVGGCSLGLVEAATPLPGADSAELLHVLGQLVDKSLLVPVSTPDGNRLRMLETVREYALTRLREEGWAPEAEERLMTWAARFVRDGSEGISSRDQREWARRLTEESANIRAASDLMTARSRLAEALLLEARLGYFWFISGREEEGIDRLQRSLRAYDATAGQRTAEPTEEDEWALFYTIAWLTWLNHVAGHHTQAGSYEDRHRAAWQYARNPDLAVLGLCYDALHAMLNGHGDVEKLFAVAEAAVVGTRFHWDRAVLQTNWSTYCLQHGDTEGARRHGLIAVSASRAADDDFARVFSLTLCGDADESDGLRDRAREQWTEAARILRAIGARTRWAYVVLRLVCLDITEGEFALAEQRLVDVGRLADELSADDLQAAVANLRGVLAVRGGRFADAERILHGVWRCPGAPPDRRAVSAVGLAVLATFGPPSPTATDDAAAWIERARQTHGGLLEPLARHAVGVLLDRLDAHHRSGADGRGGTDQVGDWLSGSPSVLAAFY; this comes from the coding sequence ATGCGTTTTCGACTGCTCGGCCGCCTGGAGCTGGTGAATGTCAACGGCGCGGTCGTCCCTCCCGGCGCGGTGTCCCGGGCGATCGTGGGACGGCTGCTGCTCGCCCACGGGGCGGTCGTGCAGCGCGACACCCTCGTCGACGAACTGTGGGAGGAGCGTGAGACCAAGAACCCGGTCGGCGCGCTTCAGGTCCAGATGGCCAAGCTGCGCGTTGCCTTCGCGGCGCGGGGCGAGGAGGCCCGCCTGCTGTTCGGCCACGGCGGGTACCGGATCGTCCTGGGACCGGAGGACGAGGTCGATGTGCCCGCCTTCGAGGCCGCGGTCCGGGAAGGCCGTGAGCACCTGGCGGCGCAGGCGTACGAGAAGGCCGAAAGCGCCCTGCGGCTGGGGCTGTCGATGTGGCGTGGCCGCGCTCTGGACGGCTTGGAGGGACGGTTCTTCGAAACCGAGCGGACGCGCCTTGAGGATCTGCGGCTGGGCGCTGTGGAGGACGCCGCCACCGCGGGCCTCGAACTCGGTCGTGCGCGGGAGCTGACCCCCGAGTTGCAGGCCCTGTTGTCCCTCGCGCCGCTGCGCGAGCGGTCCCGGGCCCGCCTCATGCTCGCGCTCTACCGCTGCGGGCGGTTCGCGGAAGCCCTGGAGGTCTACGAAACGGGCCGTCGGCTGCTGAAGTCCGAGCTCGGTGTCGCTCCCTCGCAGGAGCTGCGCACCTTGCACGCCGCGATACTCCGGCACGATCCGTCTCTCCAGGGGCCGGCCTCCCCGTCCGGCCAGGACCGGCTGCCCTCGGTGCGCGCGGATGTCCGGCCGGCATCCGGCGAAGGCAATCTGAGCCGGCCGCTGGGCCCGTTCGTCGGCAGGCGCAACGACCTGACCGCGCTGTGCGAGGTCGTCGACCGCGAGCGGCTGGTGACCGTACTGGGACCGGGAGGCGTCGGCAAGACCCGCCTGGCACTGGAGGTGTGCGCGCTGGTCCCGGCCTCCCGCGGCAACGTCTGGTGGGTCGACCTGGCCCCGGCCGACGACGCGAACGTTCTCGCGGTGGTCGCCTCCGCCCTCGGCCTGTCCGACACCGCCGTCCGGCCGGACCAGCCGCCGCACGACTACGTACACCGGCTCACCTCGTTCCTGACCGGACGGTCGGCCGTACTCGCGCTCGACAACTGCGAGCACCTGCTCGACGCCGTCGCCCCGCTCGTGGCGACGCTGCTGGGCCGGTGTCCCTCACTGACCGTGCTGGCCACCAGCAGAGCGCCGCTGGAGGTCCCGGCCGAGGTGGTGTACCCGTTGGCGCCGATGCCGGACGAGGAAGCCGCGGACCTGTTCGGTACCCGCGCCGCCATGATCGACCCGTCCTTCGCCCCGGACGAGGCGGCGCTGCACGACATCCGCCGCCTCTGCCACCGGCTCGACGGACTGCCGCTGGCGGTGGAACTCGCCGCCGCGCACGTCCGGCTCCTGACCGTCCGTGAGATCGAGGCCCGCCTCGACAACCGCTTCGCCCTGCTGACCAAGGGCGAGCGCACCGCGCCGGCCAGACACCGCACCCTGCGCGCCGTCCTCGACTGGAGCTACGCCCTCCTCGACACCGCCGAACAGCGGCTGCTGACGGAACTGGCCCTGTACGTGGGCGGCTGCTCTCTCGGACTCGTGGAAGCAGCAACTCCCTTGCCCGGGGCGGACAGCGCCGAACTGCTCCATGTGCTGGGGCAGTTGGTCGACAAGTCCCTTCTCGTCCCGGTCTCCACGCCCGACGGGAACCGGCTGCGGATGCTGGAGACGGTCCGCGAGTACGCGCTCACCCGGCTCCGGGAGGAGGGCTGGGCGCCCGAAGCCGAAGAGCGCCTCATGACGTGGGCCGCACGCTTCGTCCGTGACGGCAGTGAGGGAATCTCGTCCCGCGACCAGAGGGAGTGGGCCAGGCGGCTCACGGAGGAGTCCGCCAACATCAGGGCGGCATCGGACCTGATGACGGCCAGGTCCAGACTGGCCGAAGCCCTCCTGCTGGAGGCGCGGCTGGGCTACTTCTGGTTCATCAGCGGTCGCGAGGAGGAGGGGATCGACCGGCTCCAGCGCAGCCTGCGGGCCTACGACGCGACGGCGGGACAGCGGACCGCGGAGCCCACCGAGGAGGACGAGTGGGCGCTGTTCTACACCATCGCCTGGCTCACCTGGCTCAACCACGTCGCCGGACATCACACGCAGGCCGGTTCCTACGAGGACAGGCACCGGGCGGCGTGGCAGTACGCGAGGAACCCTGACCTCGCCGTCCTGGGCCTGTGCTACGACGCGCTCCACGCGATGCTCAACGGGCACGGCGACGTGGAGAAACTCTTCGCCGTGGCGGAGGCCGCCGTGGTGGGCACGCGATTCCACTGGGACCGGGCGGTCCTGCAGACGAACTGGTCGACGTACTGCCTGCAGCACGGGGACACCGAGGGGGCCCGCCGCCACGGTCTGATCGCCGTGTCGGCGTCACGCGCGGCCGACGACGACTTCGCCCGGGTCTTCTCCCTCACTCTGTGCGGCGACGCGGACGAGAGCGACGGCCTCCGCGACCGGGCTCGCGAGCAGTGGACCGAAGCGGCCCGCATCCTTCGTGCCATCGGGGCGCGTACCCGCTGGGCGTACGTGGTGCTCAGGCTGGTCTGCCTGGACATCACCGAGGGAGAGTTCGCCCTGGCCGAGCAGCGGCTGGTGGACGTGGGCCGGCTCGCGGACGAACTGAGCGCGGACGATCTCCAGGCGGCCGTGGCCAACCTGCGCGGAGTGCTGGCGGTCCGGGGCGGTCGCTTCGCGGACGCGGAGCGGATTCTCCACGGTGTCTGGCGCTGTCCGGGAGCGCCGCCCGACCGCAGAGCGGTCTCGGCCGTCGGTCTGGCGGTCCTGGCGACGTTCGGTCCGCCGAGCCCCACCGCCACGGACGACGCGGCGGCCTGGATCGAACGGGCGCGTCAGACGCACGGCGGGCTGCTGGAGCCGCTCGCCCGGCACGCGGTGGGTGTGCTGCTGGACAGGCTGGACGCCCACCACCGGTCCGGGGCGGACGGGCGGGGCGGGACGGACCAGGTGGGCGACTGGCTCTCGGGCAGCCCCTCCGTGCTGGCCGCCTTCTACTGA